Proteins from one Poecile atricapillus isolate bPoeAtr1 chromosome 6, bPoeAtr1.hap1, whole genome shotgun sequence genomic window:
- the FBXL15 gene encoding F-box/LRR-repeat protein 15, producing MMSVTHPRGCLLDLPWEDILVPHILCHLPLQQLLSLQRVSKSFQSLIQLYLANMRCFDSSQIGPAIPRAAFVNLLKDNEVLQQLALQNCSDWLTDRELLPVIGQNHHLHQIQLKGCAQLSRHALVAISLSCPNLRQLSLAHCEWVDSLSLRSLADHCKALEAVDLTACRQLKDEAICYLVQKCSRLKSLSLAVNANVGDVAVEETAKCCPELEHLDLTGCLRVKNDSIRVLAEYCPKLRSLKVKHCHNVAESSLSVLRSRGVELDVEPPLQRALVLLQDVVGFAPFINLQI from the exons ATGATGAGTGTGACCCACCCCAGGGGATGCCTCCTGGACCTGCCCTGGGAAGACATCTTGGTTCCACATATCCTCTGTCATCTGCCCCTGCAGCAActcctgagcctgcagagggTCAGCAAGTCATTCCAGTCCCTCATCCAGCTGTACCTGGCCAACATGCGCTGCTTTGACTCCAGCCAG ATTGGACCTGCCATTCCTCGAGCTGCTTTTGTTAACCTGTTGAAGGACAACGAAgttctgcagcagctggcactTCAGAACTGCTCCGACTGGCTGACAGACCGGGAACTGCTCCCAGTCATTGGGCAGAACCACCACCTGCACCAGATCCAGCTGAagggctgtgcccagctcagCCGCCACGCGCTTGTGGCCATCTCACTGAGCTGCCCCAACCTGCGCCAGCTCTCCCTGGCTCACTGTGAGTGGGTGGACAGCCTGTCCCTGCGCAGCCTGGCTGACCACTGCAAGGCGCTGGAGGCTGTGGACCTGACGGCCTGTCGCCAGCTGAAGGACGAGGCCATCTGCTACCTGGTGCAGAAGTGCAGCAGGCTCAAGTCTCTGTCACTGGCTGTCAATGCCAACGTGGGCGACGTGGCAGTCGAGGAGACTGCCAAGTgctgcccagagctggagcactTGGACCTGACAGGGTGTCTGCGAGTCAAGAATGACTCCATCAG GGTCCTGGCTGAGTACTGTCCCAAGCTACGCTCGCTGAAGGTCAAGCACTGCCACAACGTGGCTGAGTCCAGCTTGAGTGTCCTCCGAAGCCGTGGGGTGGAGCTGGATGTGGAGCCTCCGCTGCAGAGGGCTCTTGTTCTGCTGCAGGATGTGGTTGGCTTTGCCCCTTTCATCAACCTTCAGATCtag